The following coding sequences lie in one Treponema socranskii subsp. buccale genomic window:
- a CDS encoding V-type ATP synthase subunit F translates to MNYFVIGEREMVLAFRLVGVDGAIAETRQEVLESFNRVTGRGGPVSVPVEKIPRVLILTESAASYIQDEELEWQKTADYPLIVEIPGLEGHLSGRKTLTEAIGEAIGVKI, encoded by the coding sequence TTGAACTATTTTGTGATCGGTGAACGCGAAATGGTTCTCGCATTCCGACTTGTCGGCGTCGACGGCGCAATAGCCGAAACGCGGCAGGAAGTGCTGGAATCGTTTAACCGCGTTACCGGCAGGGGCGGTCCCGTATCCGTTCCCGTTGAAAAGATTCCCCGCGTCCTCATTCTCACGGAAAGCGCCGCCTCGTATATTCAAGACGAAGAACTCGAATGGCAAAAGACGGCCGACTATCCGCTTATCGTAGAGATACCCGGTCTCGAAGGCCATTTGAGCGGGCGCAAAACGCTTACCGAAGCGATCGGGGAAGCAATCGGCGTAAAAATTTAA